A stretch of Cicer arietinum cultivar CDC Frontier isolate Library 1 chromosome 5, Cicar.CDCFrontier_v2.0, whole genome shotgun sequence DNA encodes these proteins:
- the LOC113786600 gene encoding uncharacterized protein — protein sequence MLAFALFYVGETKSEGFLLKQGFSSIAQVDTKGRARRLPVKADTRRALCFPGGSTLMVCHLRNELLDDNANSGKFLPSLPHQNSSTPAIVENEQLEFSRELLIDLKSSHRTDTNQSQPKALVKDGSSSGYGKLSGFDSLKSKNCCNDPPPLAIANDDRQESGADCSQDVNYANVANCSQSTKVAKRAWKASLSSLKSKRVKGSQLVDCRSNSSWGLIQEADDRVNPCFVESPHGDCLNTKMYWRPFAFRSSCQLRTAIN from the exons GGTTTTTCATCAATAGCACAAGTGGATACCAAAGGTAGAGCCCGCAGGTTACCTGTAAAAGCTGATACTCGCAGAGCATTATGCTTTCCCGGTGGTTCAACTCTGATGGTTTGCCATCTAAGGAATGAATTGTTAGATGACAATGCTAACTCTGGGAAGTTTCTCCCCTCACTACCTCATCAGAATTCCTCTACACCTGCAATTGTTGAAAATGAACAGCTTGAATTTTCTAGGGAACTACTCATTGATTTGAAATCTTCCCATAGAACAGACACAAATCAAAGTCAACCTAAGGCTTTGGTAAAAGATGGATCTTCAAGTGGATATGGAAAACTTAgtg GATTTGACAGTCTCAAATCTAAGAACTGTTGCAACGACCCTCCTCCTTTGGCCATAGCAAATGATGATAGACAGGAAAGTGGTGCAGATTGTTCACAAGATGTAAATTATGCTAATGTAGCGAATTGTTCTCAATCTACAAAAGTTGCGAAGAGGGCCTGGAAAGCCTCTTTATCCTCATTGAAGTCAAAGAGGGTGAAGGGAAGCCAGTTAGTTGACTGTCGATCAAATTCTAGCTGGGGTCTTATCCAAGAGGCTGATGATAGGGTCAATCCTTGTTTTGTGGAATCCCCTCATGGTGATTGTTTGAATACAAAAATGTATTGGAGACCTTTTGCATTTAGAAGCTCCTGCCAACTCAGAACTGCCATCAACTAA